A genome region from Populus alba chromosome 5, ASM523922v2, whole genome shotgun sequence includes the following:
- the LOC118029911 gene encoding protein IQ-DOMAIN 20, with protein MARKRVSRNWFDKVRRKFLRTSHRNIILNSKACSSPSDEITEAGDYEVFKSTASPPSKRELAMEDIAAITIQANFRGHLARRAFRALRSLVKLQALVRGVHVRKQSRIALQCMHALVRLQVRIRARQLLGQ; from the exons ATGGCAAGGAAGAGGGTGTCTCGGAACTGGTTCGACAAAGTTCGGAGAAAGTTTCTCCGGACATCTCATAGAAACATCATTCTCAATTCCAAAGCTTGCTCAAGTCCCAGTGACGAGATCACAGAAGCAGGCGATTATGAGGTCTTCAAAAGCACAGCTTCACCACCTTCGAAGAGAGAACTCGCCATGGAAGATATAGCAGCAATCACAATTCAAGCAAATTTCAGGGGACACCTT GCGAGGCGGGCATTTCGAGCACTCAGGAGCCTGGTGAAATTGCAAGCGTTGGTTCGAGGGGTGCATGTAAGGAAGCAATCACGCATAGCCCTGCAATGCATGCACGCGCTCGTCCGGTTGCAGGTCCGTATTCGTGCGAGGCAGCTCCTCGGCCAGTAA
- the LOC118029909 gene encoding thiosulfate sulfurtransferase 16, chloroplastic, with the protein MAAKAVVCYGSSTSSTTLRPVLCPQQLNKRRGVFAVNSRRSSININHKSLSFRPKTSLRWNLEATGIPTSVPVRVAHELHQAGHRYLDVRTPDEFSAGHAAGAINIPYMYRVGSGMTKNPKFVEEVLSHFRKHDEIIVGCQLGKRSMMAATDLLAAGFTAVTDIAGGFAAWTHNGLPTDN; encoded by the exons ATGGCAGCAAAGGCTGTTGTTTGCTATGGTAGCTCAACTTCTAGCACCACACTTCGTCCAGTTCTTTGTCCTCAACAGCTTAACAAGag GAGGGGGGTTTTTGCAGTGAATTCTCGGAGAAGTAGCATCAATATCAATCACAAAAGTTTGAGCTTTCG CCCAAAGACGTCTCTGAGATGGAATTTGGAGGCTACTGGAATTCCAACTTCAGTTCCAGTAAGAGTGGCGCATGAGCTTCATCAAGCTGGACACAGATATCTGGACGTCAG GACTCCTGATGAGTTTAGTGCTGGACATGCCGCAGGAGCAATTAACATTCCTTATATGTACAGAGTTGGATCAG GAATGACCAAGAACCCCAAATTTGTGGAGGAAGTATTGTCACATTTCAGAAAACATGATGAAATTATTGTC GGTTGCCAGCTTGGGAAAAGGTCTATGATGGCTGCAACTGATCTTTTAGCTGCT GGTTTTACTGCAGTGACTGACATTGCTGGTGGATTTGCTGCCTGGACACATAATGGACTTCCAACAGATAATTAA
- the LOC118029908 gene encoding thiol-disulfide oxidoreductase LTO1 isoform X1, whose protein sequence is MASFLNITSPPFFSSRTSLSPSPPPTFTAQLTQFKKGWCWKLKCLPSSGPSQETDSEPPETAPSPSNSASLLSSSSVSTYNWCAGLGGVGFLETAYLTFLKLTNSDAFCPIGGGNCGDVLSSDYAVVFGVPLPLIGMISYGLVATLGLQWSGKKFPFGIEESNGRLLLLGCTTSMAVASGYFLYILSTKFSGTSCTYCLLSAFLSFSLFFITLKDFGLEEIQKFLGLQLCIASVVIFSLNTSYATLRPASSSSLADINLEYFTTEITTPSSPFAISLARHLQSTGAKMYGAFWCSHCQEQKQIFGKEAAELLNYVECFPNGFRKGTKMIKACADAKLEGFPTWVINGQVLSGDQELSELAKVSGFKIEESNQPS, encoded by the exons ATGGCAAGTTTCCTCAACATCACATCTCCTCCGTTCTTCTCTTCAAGAACATCACTTTCTCCCTCTCCACCACCTACTTTCACTGCCCAACTAACCCAATTCAAG AAGGGTTGGTGTTGGAAACTAAAGTGCTTGCCTTCTTCAGGGCCAAGTCAAGAGACTGATTCAGAACCACCTGAAACGGCACCTTCTCCTTCAAACTCAGCTTCTTTATTGTCTTCTTCAAGTGTTTCTACTTATAATTGGTGTGCAGGTCTTGGTGGTGTTGGGTTTCTTGAAACTGCATACTTAACATTCCTCAAGCTCACAAATTCTGATGCTTTTTGCCCAATTGGTGGTGGCAACTGTGGTGATGTTCTTAGCAGTGATTATGCAGTGGTTTTTG GTGTTCCTCTTCCATTGATAGGAATGATATCATATGGTCTAGTGGCAACACTTGGTTTACAGTGGTCTGGAAAGAAGTTTCCCTTTGGTATCGAGGAGTCTAATGGTCGCTTGCTTTTACTTGGGTGCACTACCTCAATGGCAGTTGCTAGTGGATATTTCTTGTACATTTTGAGCACAAAGTTTTCAGGGACATCTTGCACTTACTGTTTATTGTCAGCTTTCTTGTCATTCAGCTTGTTTTTCATCACTTTAAAG GATTTTGGTTTGGAAGAGATACAAAAGTTTTTGGGTTTACAGCTATGTATAGCAAGCGTGGTGATTTTTTCATTGAACACCTCATATGCTACACTCCGACCTGCCAGCTCAAG CAGCCTGGCTGATATTAACCTGGAATATTTTACCACTGAGATAACCACACCTTCAAGTCCTTTTGCTATATCTCTTGCAAGACATCTACAATCTACAGGAGCTAAAATGTATGGAGCTTTCTGGTGTTCACATTGCCAAGAACAAAAACAG ATATTTGGGAAGGAGGCAGCAGAACTGTTGAACTATGTGGAATGCTTTCCTAATGGATTTAGGAAAGGAActaagatgataaaggcatgtGCAGATGCTAAACTTGAAGGATTTCCAACATGGGTGATCAATGGTCAG GTTTTGAGTGGAGATCAAGAGTTGTCTGAGCTTGCGAAGGTATCTGGGTTCAAGATTGAGGAATCCAATCAACCGAGTTAG
- the LOC118029908 gene encoding thiol-disulfide oxidoreductase LTO1 isoform X2, whose amino-acid sequence MASFLNITSPPFFSSRTSLSPSPPPTFTAQLTQFKKGWCWKLKCLPSSGPSQETDSEPPETAPSPSNSASLLSSSSVSTYNWCAGLGGVGFLETAYLTFLKLTNSDAFCPIGGGNCGDVLSSDYAVVFGVPLPLIGMISYGLVATLGLQWSGKKFPFGIEESNGRLLLLGCTTSMAVASGYFLYILSTKFSGTSCTYCLLSAFLSFSLFFITLKDFGLEEIQKFLGLQLCIASVVIFSLNTSYATLRPASSSLADINLEYFTTEITTPSSPFAISLARHLQSTGAKMYGAFWCSHCQEQKQIFGKEAAELLNYVECFPNGFRKGTKMIKACADAKLEGFPTWVINGQVLSGDQELSELAKVSGFKIEESNQPS is encoded by the exons ATGGCAAGTTTCCTCAACATCACATCTCCTCCGTTCTTCTCTTCAAGAACATCACTTTCTCCCTCTCCACCACCTACTTTCACTGCCCAACTAACCCAATTCAAG AAGGGTTGGTGTTGGAAACTAAAGTGCTTGCCTTCTTCAGGGCCAAGTCAAGAGACTGATTCAGAACCACCTGAAACGGCACCTTCTCCTTCAAACTCAGCTTCTTTATTGTCTTCTTCAAGTGTTTCTACTTATAATTGGTGTGCAGGTCTTGGTGGTGTTGGGTTTCTTGAAACTGCATACTTAACATTCCTCAAGCTCACAAATTCTGATGCTTTTTGCCCAATTGGTGGTGGCAACTGTGGTGATGTTCTTAGCAGTGATTATGCAGTGGTTTTTG GTGTTCCTCTTCCATTGATAGGAATGATATCATATGGTCTAGTGGCAACACTTGGTTTACAGTGGTCTGGAAAGAAGTTTCCCTTTGGTATCGAGGAGTCTAATGGTCGCTTGCTTTTACTTGGGTGCACTACCTCAATGGCAGTTGCTAGTGGATATTTCTTGTACATTTTGAGCACAAAGTTTTCAGGGACATCTTGCACTTACTGTTTATTGTCAGCTTTCTTGTCATTCAGCTTGTTTTTCATCACTTTAAAG GATTTTGGTTTGGAAGAGATACAAAAGTTTTTGGGTTTACAGCTATGTATAGCAAGCGTGGTGATTTTTTCATTGAACACCTCATATGCTACACTCCGACCTGCCAGCTCAAG CCTGGCTGATATTAACCTGGAATATTTTACCACTGAGATAACCACACCTTCAAGTCCTTTTGCTATATCTCTTGCAAGACATCTACAATCTACAGGAGCTAAAATGTATGGAGCTTTCTGGTGTTCACATTGCCAAGAACAAAAACAG ATATTTGGGAAGGAGGCAGCAGAACTGTTGAACTATGTGGAATGCTTTCCTAATGGATTTAGGAAAGGAActaagatgataaaggcatgtGCAGATGCTAAACTTGAAGGATTTCCAACATGGGTGATCAATGGTCAG GTTTTGAGTGGAGATCAAGAGTTGTCTGAGCTTGCGAAGGTATCTGGGTTCAAGATTGAGGAATCCAATCAACCGAGTTAG
- the LOC118029908 gene encoding thiol-disulfide oxidoreductase LTO1 isoform X3: MASFLNITSPPFFSSRTSLSPSPPPTFTAQLTQFKGWCWKLKCLPSSGPSQETDSEPPETAPSPSNSASLLSSSSVSTYNWCAGLGGVGFLETAYLTFLKLTNSDAFCPIGGGNCGDVLSSDYAVVFGVPLPLIGMISYGLVATLGLQWSGKKFPFGIEESNGRLLLLGCTTSMAVASGYFLYILSTKFSGTSCTYCLLSAFLSFSLFFITLKDFGLEEIQKFLGLQLCIASVVIFSLNTSYATLRPASSSSLADINLEYFTTEITTPSSPFAISLARHLQSTGAKMYGAFWCSHCQEQKQIFGKEAAELLNYVECFPNGFRKGTKMIKACADAKLEGFPTWVINGQVLSGDQELSELAKVSGFKIEESNQPS; encoded by the exons ATGGCAAGTTTCCTCAACATCACATCTCCTCCGTTCTTCTCTTCAAGAACATCACTTTCTCCCTCTCCACCACCTACTTTCACTGCCCAACTAACCCAATTCAAG GGTTGGTGTTGGAAACTAAAGTGCTTGCCTTCTTCAGGGCCAAGTCAAGAGACTGATTCAGAACCACCTGAAACGGCACCTTCTCCTTCAAACTCAGCTTCTTTATTGTCTTCTTCAAGTGTTTCTACTTATAATTGGTGTGCAGGTCTTGGTGGTGTTGGGTTTCTTGAAACTGCATACTTAACATTCCTCAAGCTCACAAATTCTGATGCTTTTTGCCCAATTGGTGGTGGCAACTGTGGTGATGTTCTTAGCAGTGATTATGCAGTGGTTTTTG GTGTTCCTCTTCCATTGATAGGAATGATATCATATGGTCTAGTGGCAACACTTGGTTTACAGTGGTCTGGAAAGAAGTTTCCCTTTGGTATCGAGGAGTCTAATGGTCGCTTGCTTTTACTTGGGTGCACTACCTCAATGGCAGTTGCTAGTGGATATTTCTTGTACATTTTGAGCACAAAGTTTTCAGGGACATCTTGCACTTACTGTTTATTGTCAGCTTTCTTGTCATTCAGCTTGTTTTTCATCACTTTAAAG GATTTTGGTTTGGAAGAGATACAAAAGTTTTTGGGTTTACAGCTATGTATAGCAAGCGTGGTGATTTTTTCATTGAACACCTCATATGCTACACTCCGACCTGCCAGCTCAAG CAGCCTGGCTGATATTAACCTGGAATATTTTACCACTGAGATAACCACACCTTCAAGTCCTTTTGCTATATCTCTTGCAAGACATCTACAATCTACAGGAGCTAAAATGTATGGAGCTTTCTGGTGTTCACATTGCCAAGAACAAAAACAG ATATTTGGGAAGGAGGCAGCAGAACTGTTGAACTATGTGGAATGCTTTCCTAATGGATTTAGGAAAGGAActaagatgataaaggcatgtGCAGATGCTAAACTTGAAGGATTTCCAACATGGGTGATCAATGGTCAG GTTTTGAGTGGAGATCAAGAGTTGTCTGAGCTTGCGAAGGTATCTGGGTTCAAGATTGAGGAATCCAATCAACCGAGTTAG